A section of the Thunnus albacares chromosome 6, fThuAlb1.1, whole genome shotgun sequence genome encodes:
- the LOC122984645 gene encoding odorant receptor 131-2-like, which produces MQNLTEFPLNATSHKSLSVIIKVCVVIPFFCVFLCCIVLMLHIFASHRQFLDTSRYILFAYMLVNDTLQLLSSVLLFLFVMGQVKFAIVYCVPLLFISTVTFQNTPLILATMSLERYVAIIYPLQCPATWRSDRIWIIILSLWLISCISPVIDYSIGKRYPAVDAFSTPVLCKNVVINSSPIQTLIRAAASVLFFAVVAVIILFTYVRILLETRKMRQDRVSVSKAMHTVLLHGFQLLLCMLAYTLPITETLIVLHANWLPEDIAFFNYFCFILIPRFLSPLIYGFRDQSLRVYIGKTFLCCTNKVKPRVRGKPQDCFLN; this is translated from the coding sequence ATGCAGAATCTGACTGAATTTCCACTCAATGCAACATCCCACAAAAGCCTGTCTGTGATAATCAAAGTGTGTGTGGTTATCCCCTTCTTCTGCGTCTTCCTCTGCTGCATTGTCCTCATGCTTCACATCTTTGCGTCTCACAGGCAGTTTCTGGACACCTCACGCTACATCCTGTTTGCCTACATGCTAGTCAATGACACCCTTCAgctcctgtcctctgtcttgCTCTTCCTCTTTGTCATGGGCCAGGTAAAATTTGCCATTGTCTACTGTGTTCCTCTGCTGTTCATATCCACAGTCACTTTCCAGAACACACCCTTAATCCTGGCCACCATGTCACTGGAGCGATACGTTGCCATCATCTATCCTCTCCAGTGCCCGGCCACCTGGCGCTCAGACCGCATCTGGATCATTATACTGTCTCTGTGGCTCATCAGCTGTATCTCCCCTGTCATTGACTACTCCATTGGGAAACGTTACCCTGCTGTGGATGCCTTCTCTACACCTGTGCTTTGTAAAAATGTCGTCATCAACTCATCTCCAATCCAGACATTAATCAGAGCAGCTGCGAGTGTGCTCTTCTTTGCAGTTGTGGCTGTCATCATCCTCTTCACATATGTGAGAATCCTGCTGGAAACCAGGAAGATGAGACAAGACCGAGTGTCTGTGAGCAAAGCCATGCACACTGTGCTGCTGCATGGCTTTCAGCTGTTGCTGTGCATGTTGGCCTACACTCTCCCCATCACTGAAACTCTCATAGTGCTGCATGCCAACTGGCTACCAGAAGACATCGCCTTTTTCAATTACTTCTGTTTCATCCTCATTCCACGCTTTCTCAGCCCCCTCATCTACGGTTTTCGGGATCAGAGTCTCAGGGTCTACATTGGGAAAACTTTCCTCTGCTGCACAAACAAGGTCAAACCACGTGTCAGAGGCAAACCGCAGGACTGCTTTTTAAACTGA